The following coding sequences lie in one Nonomuraea muscovyensis genomic window:
- a CDS encoding UDP-glucose dehydrogenase family protein: MPYRLTVIGTGYLGITHAACMADLGFDVLGLDIDADKVRCLNQGELPIHEPGLEPVLRRGLESGRLRFTTSYEEAAAFGDVHFICVGTPQKRDEYAADVSYMDAAVESLAPHLDRECLVVGKSTVPVGTANRLADKLARLAPAGIEAELAWNPEFLREGFAVQDTLTPDRIVIGVRSERAEKVLREVYQPLGDVPLVVTDFATAELVKTAANAFLATKISFINAMAEVCEAAHADVKQLSEALAYDDRIGGRFLNAGLGFGGGCLPKDIRAFMARAGELGADQALTFLREVDAINMRRRARMVDLARELAGGSFHGCTVGVLGAAFKPNSDDIRDSPALDVAVTIGQQGGQVTVYDPIALDNARKAHPELRYGDSALEAARGAHVVLLLTEWQEFVDLDPEALGQVVATRRIVDGRNALNAETWRAAGWHYRALGRP, translated from the coding sequence GTGCCATATCGCCTGACGGTGATCGGGACCGGATACCTGGGCATCACGCATGCGGCCTGCATGGCGGATCTCGGATTCGACGTCCTGGGCCTCGACATAGACGCCGACAAGGTCCGCTGTCTCAACCAGGGTGAGCTTCCCATCCACGAGCCCGGGCTCGAACCCGTGCTGCGCCGGGGCCTCGAATCCGGCCGCCTGCGCTTCACCACCTCCTACGAGGAGGCCGCCGCCTTCGGCGACGTGCACTTCATCTGCGTGGGCACGCCGCAGAAGCGCGACGAGTACGCCGCCGACGTCTCCTACATGGACGCCGCCGTCGAGTCGCTGGCCCCCCACCTCGACCGCGAGTGCCTGGTGGTGGGCAAGTCCACCGTCCCCGTCGGCACCGCGAACCGGCTCGCCGACAAGCTCGCCCGGCTGGCCCCGGCGGGCATCGAGGCCGAGCTGGCCTGGAACCCCGAGTTCCTGCGCGAGGGCTTCGCCGTGCAGGACACGCTCACCCCCGACCGCATCGTGATCGGCGTGCGGTCCGAGCGGGCCGAGAAGGTGCTGCGGGAGGTCTACCAGCCGCTGGGCGACGTGCCGTTGGTGGTGACCGACTTCGCGACGGCCGAGCTGGTCAAGACCGCGGCCAACGCCTTCCTGGCCACCAAGATCTCGTTCATCAACGCCATGGCCGAGGTCTGCGAGGCCGCGCACGCCGACGTCAAGCAGCTCTCCGAGGCCCTGGCCTACGACGACCGCATCGGTGGCCGGTTCCTGAACGCCGGTCTCGGGTTCGGCGGCGGGTGCCTGCCCAAGGACATCCGCGCGTTCATGGCCCGCGCGGGCGAGCTGGGCGCCGACCAGGCGCTGACGTTCCTGCGCGAGGTGGACGCGATCAACATGCGCCGCCGCGCCCGCATGGTGGACCTGGCGCGCGAACTCGCCGGCGGCTCGTTCCACGGCTGCACGGTCGGCGTGCTGGGGGCCGCGTTCAAGCCCAACTCCGACGACATCCGCGACTCGCCCGCGCTGGACGTGGCCGTCACGATAGGCCAACAGGGCGGGCAGGTGACGGTGTACGACCCGATCGCGCTGGACAACGCCCGCAAGGCGCACCCGGAGCTCAGGTACGGCGACTCGGCGCTGGAGGCGGCCCGCGGGGCGCACGTGGTGCTGCTGCTCACGGAGTGGCAGGAGTTCGTCGACCTGGACCCCGAGGCGCTGGGACAGGTCGTCGCCACGCGCAGGATCGTCGACGGACGCAACGCGCTCAACGCCGAGACCTGGCGCGCCGCCGGCTGGCACTACCGCGCGCTCGGCAGACCGTAG
- the purE gene encoding 5-(carboxyamino)imidazole ribonucleotide mutase, whose protein sequence is MGSDSDWPVMKAAAEAVAEFGVPFEADVVSAHRMPTEMIDYGRQAASRGLRVIIAGAGGAAHLPGMLASVTPLPVIGVPVPLKYLDGMDSLLSIVQMPAGVPVATVAVGGARNAGLLAVRILAAADPELRRRMEDFQDRLKDQAYAKGERLRAEAATLSTRPTDTP, encoded by the coding sequence ATGGGTAGCGACTCCGACTGGCCCGTGATGAAGGCGGCGGCCGAGGCCGTCGCGGAGTTCGGCGTGCCGTTCGAGGCCGACGTGGTCTCCGCGCACCGCATGCCCACCGAGATGATCGACTACGGCCGCCAGGCCGCCTCCCGGGGCCTGCGCGTCATCATCGCCGGAGCGGGCGGGGCGGCCCACCTGCCCGGCATGCTCGCCTCGGTGACGCCGTTGCCCGTCATCGGGGTGCCGGTGCCGCTGAAGTACCTCGACGGCATGGACTCCCTGCTGTCGATCGTCCAGATGCCCGCCGGGGTGCCCGTCGCCACCGTGGCCGTGGGCGGGGCGCGCAACGCGGGGCTGCTGGCCGTGCGCATCCTCGCCGCCGCCGACCCTGAGCTCCGGCGCCGCATGGAGGACTTCCAGGACCGCCTCAAGGACCAGGCGTACGCCAAGGGCGAGCGGCTGCGCGCCGAAGCGGCCACCCTGAGCACGCGGCCCACCGACACGCCATAA
- a CDS encoding acyl-CoA dehydrogenase family protein codes for MSFPLYAPAEEHDMLRETVRALADEKIAPRAAEADETEEFPWDVYKALVGADLHAVHVPEEYGGAGADALATVIVIEEVARACASSSLIPAVNKLGTVPLLLSASEELKQRYLAPVARGDAMFSYALSEPEAGSDAAAMKTRAVADGDHYVLNGTKMWITNAGVSEYYTVMAVTDPSAGARGISAFVVEKSDEGVSFGPKEKKLGIKASPTRQVILEDVRVPASRLIGEPGTGFKTALATLDHTRITIAAQALGIAQGALDYAVGYVKERKQFGKAVADFQGVQFMLADMAMKLEAARQLTYHAAAKSELAMHGQPQKDLTFLSSAAKCAASDAAMEITTDAVQLLGGYGYTKDFPVERMMRDAKITQIYEGTNQIQRMVMARQLLK; via the coding sequence ATGAGCTTCCCTCTGTACGCGCCCGCCGAAGAGCACGACATGCTCCGGGAGACGGTCCGCGCCCTCGCCGACGAGAAGATCGCCCCGCGCGCCGCGGAGGCCGACGAAACCGAAGAGTTCCCCTGGGACGTCTACAAGGCGCTCGTCGGAGCCGACCTGCACGCGGTGCACGTGCCGGAGGAGTACGGCGGGGCGGGGGCCGACGCGCTCGCCACGGTCATCGTGATCGAGGAGGTGGCGCGGGCCTGCGCCTCGTCGTCCCTCATCCCGGCCGTGAACAAGCTGGGCACCGTCCCGCTGCTGCTGTCGGCCTCGGAGGAGCTGAAGCAGCGCTACCTGGCACCGGTGGCCCGAGGCGACGCCATGTTCTCGTACGCGCTGTCGGAGCCGGAGGCGGGCTCCGACGCGGCCGCGATGAAGACCCGCGCCGTCGCGGACGGCGACCACTACGTGCTCAACGGCACCAAGATGTGGATCACGAACGCGGGCGTGTCGGAGTACTACACGGTCATGGCCGTGACCGACCCGTCGGCCGGGGCCCGGGGCATCTCCGCGTTCGTCGTGGAGAAGTCAGACGAAGGCGTCTCGTTCGGGCCCAAGGAGAAGAAGCTCGGCATCAAGGCCTCCCCGACCCGCCAGGTCATCCTGGAGGACGTCCGCGTCCCTGCATCACGCCTGATCGGCGAGCCCGGCACCGGCTTCAAGACCGCCCTGGCCACGCTCGACCACACCCGCATCACCATCGCCGCGCAGGCCCTCGGCATCGCCCAGGGCGCCCTCGACTACGCCGTCGGCTACGTCAAGGAGCGCAAGCAGTTCGGCAAGGCCGTCGCCGACTTCCAGGGCGTGCAGTTCATGCTGGCCGACATGGCCATGAAGCTTGAGGCGGCCAGGCAGCTCACCTACCACGCGGCGGCCAAGTCGGAGCTGGCCATGCACGGGCAGCCGCAGAAGGACCTGACGTTCCTGTCGAGCGCCGCCAAGTGCGCCGCCTCGGACGCCGCCATGGAGATCACCACGGACGCGGTCCAGCTCCTCGGCGGGTACGGCTACACCAAGGACTTCCCGGTCGAGCGCA
- a CDS encoding 5-(carboxyamino)imidazole ribonucleotide synthase, with the protein MSSYSPIGPVVGVVGAGQLARMTQQPAIALGVELRVLANTADESAARVIVDTRIGDYRDLGDLRAFAKGCDAITFDHEHVPTEHISALVADGFSVHPGAEALVHAQDKAVMRERLTAIGAPCPAWARVSGVEDVTSFAEAHGWPVVLKAIRGGYDGRGVWVCRSVADAEAAFAAGVPLMAEAFVPFERELAVLVARSPHGQGVSYPVVETVQQDGICVEVLAPAPGLDPEEAAQAQRIALQVADELGVTGLLAVEMFDTGHGLVVNELAMRPHNSGHWTIEGARTSQFEQHLRAVLDLPLGSPAMTAPVVVMANLLGGDDPDLFKRYEHVMAHDPGVKVHFYGKQVRPGRKIGHVTALGDDLDAVRARARHAAVYLTTGEYT; encoded by the coding sequence GTGAGTTCCTACAGCCCCATCGGCCCGGTCGTCGGCGTGGTCGGCGCGGGCCAGCTCGCCCGGATGACGCAGCAGCCCGCCATCGCGCTGGGCGTCGAGCTGCGGGTCCTGGCCAACACCGCTGACGAGAGCGCCGCCCGGGTCATCGTCGACACCCGGATCGGCGACTACCGCGACCTCGGCGACCTGCGCGCGTTCGCCAAGGGCTGCGACGCGATCACGTTCGACCACGAGCACGTCCCCACCGAGCACATCAGCGCGCTGGTCGCCGACGGGTTCTCGGTGCACCCGGGGGCGGAGGCGCTGGTCCACGCCCAGGACAAGGCGGTCATGCGCGAGCGGCTCACCGCCATCGGCGCGCCCTGCCCGGCCTGGGCCAGGGTGTCCGGCGTCGAGGACGTCACGTCCTTCGCCGAGGCGCACGGCTGGCCGGTGGTCCTCAAGGCGATCAGGGGCGGCTACGACGGCCGGGGCGTGTGGGTGTGCCGCTCGGTCGCCGACGCCGAGGCCGCCTTCGCGGCCGGGGTGCCGCTGATGGCCGAGGCGTTCGTGCCGTTCGAGCGGGAGCTGGCCGTGCTGGTGGCCCGCTCGCCCCACGGGCAGGGCGTCAGCTACCCGGTCGTCGAGACCGTGCAGCAGGACGGCATCTGCGTCGAGGTGCTCGCGCCCGCTCCCGGGCTCGACCCGGAGGAGGCGGCGCAGGCCCAGCGCATCGCCCTGCAGGTCGCCGACGAGCTGGGGGTGACCGGGCTGCTGGCGGTCGAGATGTTCGACACGGGCCACGGGCTGGTGGTCAACGAGCTGGCCATGCGCCCCCACAACAGCGGCCACTGGACGATCGAGGGCGCGCGCACGTCGCAGTTCGAGCAGCACCTGCGGGCCGTCCTCGACCTGCCGCTCGGCTCGCCGGCCATGACCGCGCCCGTCGTCGTCATGGCCAACCTGCTCGGCGGCGACGACCCCGACCTGTTCAAGCGCTACGAGCACGTGATGGCCCACGACCCCGGCGTCAAGGTCCACTTCTACGGCAAGCAGGTGCGCCCCGGCCGCAAGATCGGCCACGTGACGGCCCTGGGCGACGATCTGGACGCGGTGCGCGCCCGGGCCCGCCACGCCGCCGTCTACCTCACCACGGGGGAGTACACGTGA